In Pseudomonas sp. LRP2-20, the genomic window CTGGTGCAATGGCCGCAGTGGTTTGCCCAACAAGGCGTATCGTTGCCACAGGCGCCGTTCGCCTTGAGCTTCGACCGTTCGTACATGAGCCTGGAGGCGGCCAGCCATGGCTACGGGTTCGCCCTGGAAAGCTCACTGTTGTCACAGGACTACGTGGCCAGGGGGCAGCTGGTGCCGGTGTTCGGTACCGACCAGGCAAGCCCGGTGAGTGCTCACCACCTGGTGTTTCCGCGGGGGCATGCCGAGTTGGCCAGGGTGCGCACGTTCCTGCAGTGGATGCAGGGACAGTTGGGGCATGATTTCAGTTATTGAGGTGTGTTTGACGTTGTAGTTGTGGTGTTGTGGAGATCGAGCGCCGCCTGCGCGGCGCATCGCGAGCTTTGCTCGCTCCTACGTTTGTTTCGGGCCAGTAACGCCTGTGACAGGCGCGCGCGACCGCCTTGTTTGTACGACGCGATATCGCGTCATGCACCAAAGCGTTCGCGCGCAAATCCGCCAGGAATAATTGGCCCGAAACAAACGTAGGAGCGAGCAAAGCTCGCGATGCGCCGCGCGGGCGGCGCTCGATCTCACAGGCGCCGAAGAGGGCAAGCCATTCGAGGAATAAAAAAACTATGTGCAAGCCTTAGGCAAATCCTTCATCACCCAGCAGCCCGCTGAATCAGGCCACAAGGTAAAGTGACAGGAAAATACCAAGGCGCCCGCCCAGGGCGCCAACGAGGTGCCTGTGGCTTCCTACACCCTGCGACAACTCAAATACTTCGTCACCACCGTCGAGGCCGGCAGCGTCGCCGAGGCCTCGCGCCAGCTGTACATCGCCCAGCCGTCGATCTCCACGGCGATCAAGAGCCTGGAGGAAAGCTTCGGCGTGCAGCTGTTCATCCGCCACCACGCCCAAGGGGTGTCGCTGACCCCTAGCGGCAAGCGCTTCTACGCCAAGACCAAGTCGCTGCTGCAGATGGCCCACGAGTTCGAGCAGAACGCCCTGGCCGACAACGACACAGTGGCCGGGCAGATCGACATCGGTTGCTTCGAGACCGTGGCGCCGTTGTACCTGCCGCGGCTGATCGCCGGCTTTCGCGAACGCTATCCGGGCGTGGACATCCGCCTGCGCGACGGCGAGCAGCAAGACCTGATCCAGGGCCTGACCGCCGGCACCTTCGACCTGGCGTTTCTGTATGACCATGATCTGGACGGCACCATCGAAGCCGAACCCTTGATGCCGCCGCAGAAGCCTTACGTGCTGCTGCCCGAGAAGCACCGCTTCGCCGGCCAGGCGCAGGTGTCGCTGCGCGACCTGTGCCCGGAGCCGATGATCTTGCTGGACGTGGCGCCGAGCCGGACCTACTTCGTCAGCTTGTTCAATGAAATGGGCCTGACGCCGAACATCGTCTTCAGTTCGCCGTCGATCGAGATGGTGCGCGGGATGGTGGGGCAGGGCTTCGGCTTTTCGCTGCTGGTGACCCGGCCGCATTCGGAATGCACCTATGACGGGCAGAAGCTGGTGATGATCGACATCGCCGAGCCGGTGGCGTTGTCGGGGTTGGCGGCGGCGCACCTGAAGCGGGTGCAGCTGACCAAACCCGCGCAGTTGTTCGTCGAGTTCTGCCGCGAAGAACTGGCCAAGTTCTGAAAATGCTTCGCGGGCAAGCCCGCTCCCACAGGGTTGCGCCGAACCTTAGGTCTGCGCGGTACCTGTGGGAGCGGGCTTGCCCGCGAATGGGGCGCAGAGCGCCCCCGGCGTTTTCACAGGATCACTGCTGATCCGGTACCACCGCAATCACATCGATTTCCATCAGCCACTCGGCCTGGGCCAGACCGGCCACCACCAGCCCGGTGGAAATCGGGAACACCCCCTTGAGCCATTTGCCCACTTCCTTGTACACCGGCTCGCGGAACCGCGGGTCGGTGATGTAGGTGGTGGTCTTGACGATGTGCGACAGGTCCGAGCCTGCCTCTTCAAGCAGTTGCTTGACGTTCTTCATCGCCTGCTCGGTCTGCGCCCGAGGGTCACCCAGGCCTACCAGCTTGCCTTCGAAGTCGGTGCCGACCTGGCCGCGCACGTAGATGGTGTTACCGGCCCGCACGGCCTGGCACAGGTCGTTGTCCAGGGTCTGGTTGGGGTAGGTTTCCTTGGTGTTGAACATGCGGATGCGAGTATGGGTAGGCATCAGTGGGCTCCGAGGGTGCTGACGTTGCTGATCGAGTGGTCTTGTTGGGCATCCGCTTCGCGCTGCTCGCGGTCGCGGTAGGCCAGGTAGGTGCGTTGCGTGGCGATATGGCCGGCGACGTGCTTGGCGTCGTGCCATACGCCCCAGATGAACGATGAACCACGGCGCGACAGCCAGGGCAGGCCGAGGAAGTACACGCCTGGCTCGCGGGCTACGCCGCGCTGGTGCTGGGGCTTGCCGTTGGCATCGAAGGTGTCGACCTGCAGCCAGCTGAAGTCGACACCGTAGCCGGTGGCCCAGATGATGCTGGTGACGCCGGCCTGGGCCAGGTCCAGTTGCTGCAGCGGGTTGACCATGCATTGCGGATCAGCCAGGCGCTTGCGCGCTTCGGGCTCTTGCGGCAGGTCCAGGCCGTTGCGCTCGATGTAGGCATCGGCGGCGTCCAGCAGGGCCAGGTAGTTTTCGTCGCCACGGTTGATGTTTTCGACCAGGTTGTCCTGGAAGCGCGCTACGCCGTTTTCGAACGACTGGGTCAGCCCAACCAGGGTCATGCCCTGATGGGCGAGGGCGCGGAAGTCCACGGTGTGGCCGCCACGGGCGCCGCTGACGGCGATGGTCACGTGCTCGCGGCCCGGCTTGGCGATTTCCGCGTCCCACTCGCCGAGCACGCCCAGCCACCAGCAGAAGTCGCGGTTGCGGTAGGCCCGAGGCGGTCGGTCGTGGGCGCCGACCGACAGGTACACCTGGCGCCCGGCGCGCATCAGTTCTTCGGCGATCTGCACACCAGAGGAACCGGCGCCCACCACCAGCACGGCACCTTCAGGCAGTTGCTCTGGGTTGTAGTAGGCAGCAGAGTGGATCTGGTGCAGGTTGGCGTCTTTCGGCGCGATGGCCGGGATGACCGGCTTCTGGAACGGGCCGGTGGCGGCCACCACGCGGTTGGCGCGGATTACGCCTTCGTTGGTTTCGATGGTGAAGCCGGGGCGGTCGGCGTTGCGCACCACCTTCTTCACTTCGATGCCGGTGCGTACCGGCAGGTTGTACTTGCGAACGTACTGTTCGAAGTAGTCGGCGACCTGGTCCTTGCCAGCGAAGGCGTCGGCGTCGAGGTTGAACTCCAGCCCCGGGAAGCGGTCGTGCCAGACCGGGCCGTTGGCCACCAGCGAATCCCAGCGGCCGGTGCGCCAGGCCTCGGCGATACGCTTGCGCTCCAGTACCAGGTGCGGCACGCCAAGCTTGTTCAGGTGTTCGCTCATGGCCACGCCGGCCTGGCCGGCGCCAACCACGAGGGTGTCGATTTCGATGTTGTTCAGTGTCATGTCCGAGCCCTTGTTCAGGCGGTTTTTGTCAGGTCGGTTTGGAGGACCGCCGTTGCCTGGGGCCAGACTAGGGACGCCTGGAAATTCGCGAAAATAGTATTTAGCTGGGGCTTGCCGATAAAACGGCGAAGGCCCCGATTTGCAAGGGCTTGACTGGGGTTCTCAGGGCTTTTCCAGGTGTATTGGCGGGCCTTAGTTTTTTCCTGTTCAAGGCACAGGAAAATGTTGGTTTCGTGGCCCTGAAGGTTCCGCCCAGAATGCTGGGCATCGCACAGAACAACAGGAGCTCTACCATGACCTTCTCCATCATCGGTCGCTGCCAGGAAACCGGCCAGGTCGGTATCGCCATCAGCTCGTCGAGCATCGCCGTGGGCGCCCGCTGCCCCTGGGTACGTGCCGGTGTCGGCGCCGTGTCCACCCAGAACATCACCTTGCCGGCACTCGGCCCGCAGATCCTCGATGCCCTCGAGCAGGGCCAGTTGCCGCCAGCCGCCGCGCTGGACCGGGTACTCAGCGCCAATGGCTGGAGCGAGTATCGCCAGGTCACGGTAATCGACAGCCAGGGCCAGGTGGCGCTGTTCACCGGCAAGGAGGCGCTGGGCGTGCATAACGCCGTGGCGGGTGAGCAATGTGCGGCCGCTGGCAACCTGTTGTCCTCGTTGCAGGTGATCGAGGCCATGGTGCAGGCTTTCGAACAGGCCGGCGGGCATCTGGCTGACCGCCTGCTGGCGGCGATGCATGCGGCGATGGCGGCCGGTGGCGAAGCCGGCCCGGTGCACTCGGCGGCGCTGAAGATCGCCGGCGAGCTGACCTGGCCATTGGTTGACCTGCGTGTCGACTGGGCTGAGGAAGACCCGATCGGCGTGCTCGATGGCCTGTGGCAGGCGTACCGCCCGCAGATGCAGGACTATGTCACCCGCGCCCTCGACCCGACCGCCGCGCCGAGCTACGGGGTGCCGGGCGATGAGTGAATTCAGCAGCCGCGCCTTGCTGGAGCGGCTGATCGGCTTTGCCACGGTCAGCCGCGATTCCAACCTCGAACTGATCGGTTTCATCCGCGACTACCTGGCCGGGTTTGGCGTGGAGTGCGAGCTGTTCCACAACCCGGAAGGCACCAAAGCCAACCTGTTCGCCACCATCGGCCCCCAGGATGTCGGCGGTGTGGTGCTGTCCGGGCACACCGATGTGGTGCCGGTGGAAGGCCAGGCCTGGACGCTGCCGCCTTTTGCCCTGACCGAGCGCGATGGGCGCCTGTATGGCCGCGGCACGGCTGACATGAAGGGTTTCATTGCCTCGGTGCTGGCTGCGGTGCCGGCGTTCCTTGCGCAACCGCTGCGCCTGCCGGTGCACCTGGCGTTCTCCTATGACGAGGAAGTCGGCTGCCTGGGCGTGCGCTCGATGCTGGCCGCACTGCAACAACGCCCGCACAAGCCGCGGCTGTGCCTGATCGGCGAGCCCACCGAACTCAAGCCGGTGCTTGGCCACAAGGGCAAGCTGGCGGTGCGTTGCGAAGTGCATGGCGCGGCGTGCCACTCGGCGTACGCCCCTTACGGGGTAAATGCCATCGAGTACGCCGCAAAGCTGATCGGCAAGCTGGGCGAGATCGGTGAGGCGCTGGCCTTGCCGGCGCATCATGACGAGCGCTTCGACCCGCCGTTCTCCACGGTGCAGACCGGGGTGATCAAAGGCGGCAGGGCACTGAACATCGTGCCGGAGGAATGCGCATTCGATTTCGAAGTGCGCGCCTTGCCGGGGTACGAAGCACAGGCCGTGGCCGACCAGTTGCAGACCTACGCCGAGGCCGAGTTGCTGCCGCGCATGCGCAAGGTCAACGCGGCCAGTGCAATTCGCCTGCAACCGCTCAGTGCGTATCCAGGGCTGGCCACGCCAGCTGACAGCGAAGCCGCGCGGTTGGTGGCCTTGCTCAGTGGCTCGGATGATTTCGGTACCGTGGCGTTTGGCACCGAAGGCGGTTTGTTCGACCAGGCTGGTATACCCACTGTGGTGTGTGGGCCAGGCAGCATGGACCAAGGGCACAAGCCGGACGAGTTCGTCAGCGTCGAGCAACTGCAGGGCTGTGATGCGATGTTGGAGAGGCTGGTGGATTACCTCAGGCAGGCTTGAGCGGGTATATCACCGCCCTTGCGCGCCGTGCCGTACCTGTAGGAGCGGATTTATCCGCGAAGGGGCCGCAGAGCGGCCCCGGCAGTTTTAGAAGGTAGCCTTGACCTGCAGGCCCACCACCAGCGCGTTGTCGATGTCTTTACCGGAGAACGCACCTGGCTCGATGATGTATTGCACATCCGGGCGCAGGTTCAGCCACGGCGTGGCCTGGTAGCCATAGCTCAGTTCGATCAGCTGCTCGGCATTGTCGATGTTGGGGAACTGCTGCCCGGCGTTGAAGGCGGCGTCTTCCAGCACATCGCGGCTGCGCGGGTTCGGCACGGCGCGGCCATAACCCAGGGCCACGGTATCGCGCGGGCGGCCTTCGAACGGCTTGTACAGCACCACACCGGCGCCATACCACTTGGTGAACGGCGAAGCAGCCTCGCTCGCGGCCGAGTACTGGCCGAAGGCGTGCAGGCTACGGCCCGGCGAGCCGGCGTCATTCCATACCGCCTGGTCGACCAGCAGGTAGTGGCCGCCGCGACCGGATACTTCCTTGCTGCTGTCGACGCGTTTCACGTCGGAGCTGTCGTAGTAGTAACCCAGCTTGTACTCGCCTGGCAGTTCGCCCTGCAGCTTGTACACCAGCTCCACAGGCACCACGGTACCGGTGGTGTGCTTGGGCCCCAGGTGCCAGGCGCGGCTGGAGTTGCCGTTGCTTTCCGGGTCGACGTTGAACGCCGCCACGCGCAGCTGCCAGGACGGCGACAGGTCGTATTTGACGCGCACGCCGAGGTGGGCGTTGGGGTAGTTGGTCCAGCCGCTGCCGCCGGACATGTTCAGCGGGTGGCCGCAGAAGCCGGCGTTCATGAAGTTGCACAGGATGCCGCTGTCCAGGCCGCCGAGGTCGTTGCCCATGGCCATGTAGCCAAGCTTGACGTTGAGTGCCGGGGTGAACAGGGTGCGCTCGTAGCTCAGTTCGGTCAGGCGGGTGTACAGGCCACCGTAGTTTTCCTGGATCGGCAGGCGGTTGCCGACCAGGTCTTCCGAGGCACTGTTGCCGCGGCGGTCGTTGATGGTCAACTGGACCTTGCCGCCGTTTTCCAGGCCGTACAGTTTCGACAGGTCGAACTGTGCACCGAGCTTGATGTTCTGCGAGTAGCGCGCCGAACGGTGCAGGCCACCGTGGGTGTTGTAGGCGGTTTCGCCGCTGTAGTCGCCGGTGATCTTGACGCCGTCTTCTTCGAGCTGGTGACGCAGGCCGCCCCAGTCACCGGTCATGGTGCTGCGGTTGAGCAGGTCGCCGTCGGCCAGGGCAGGGGTGCTGGCCAGGGCCAGGAGCAGGGTTGGAGTGATACGGATAGCGGATGGCATTGCTGTGTCTCGTGTTGTTGTTCAGGGCCCACTCGCGATCAGGCCCGCCCCCATATGGATCGATGGGGGCGGGCCTGGTCGTTGCAGAAGCGACGCGGTTTACGGCAGCGCGTAAGAAATCACGTAGTCGCCACGATCAGTCGACTGGCGCGCACCGCCAGCGGTGATCACCACGTACTGCTTGCCGGTTTTCGGCGAAACGTAGGTCATCGGGCCACCCTGGCTGCCCACTGGCAGGCGGGCTTTCCAGATTTCGTTACCGTTGCTGCTGTCGTAGGCGCGCAGGTAGAAGTCCTGGGTACCGGCGATGAACACCAGGCCGCCTTGGGTCGACAGGGTGCCGCCGAGGGTCGGCAGGCCGATCTTGATCGGCAGGTGCATGCGGATGCCCAGGGGACCTGTGTCTTCCACGGTACCGACCGGTACCTGCCAGGCGACCTGGCGCGACTTCATGTCGATGGCGGTCAGGGTGCCGAATGGCGGAGCCTGGCAAGGAATGCCGGCAACCGACAGGAAGCGGTTCTTGTTCACGGCATACGGGGTGCCCTTGAGCGGTACGGCGCCCATGCCGGTGTTCAGCGCTTCACCGCCGGAAGCGGCGTTGCCTTTGTTCTGCGACGGGATCATCTGGATCCACAGGCCCAGGCGCATGTCGTTGACGAAGATGAAACCATGTACCGGGTCAGTGGAGATGCTGCCCCAGTTCATGCCACCCAGCGAACCCGGGAAGCTCAGCGACAGGTCGGTACCCGGCGCGGTGTACAGGCCGTCGTAGCGCATCTTCTTGAAGTCGATACGGCACAGCAGCTGGTCATACGGCGTGGCACCCCACATGTCCGATTCGCTCAGGGTCTGCGCGCCGATCTGTGGCATGCCTACCGATTTAGGCTGGGTCGGGGAGTACGGCTCGTTGGGGATGTTGCTCGCCTTGACCGGTACTTCGTCGACCTGGGTCAATGGTTTGCCGGTAGCACGGTCGAGCACGTAGATCTGCCCGGCCTTGGTGCCGATCACCACCGCAGGCACGGACTTGCCGTCGTCTTTGGTGAAGTCGATCAGGCTTGGCTGCATCGGCAGGTCGAAGTCCCAGAGGTCGTTGTGCACGGTCTGGAAGACCCACTTCTGGTTGCCGGTGGTGGCGTCCAGCGCCAGGACGGACGCGCCGTAGGTGTGGTCCAGCTTGCTGCGTTCAACACCGTAGATGTCGGTGGACGACGAGCCCATCGGCAGGAACACGGTGTTCATCGCTGGGTCGTAGGACATCGGTGCCCAGCTGTTCGGGGTGCTGCGCACATAGGTGCTGTCGCCTTCTGGCGCCTTTCGGTCTTCCGGGTTGCCCGGGTCGAAGGCCCAGCGCATTTCACCGGTGATCACGTCGAAACCACGGATCACGCCGCCAGGCATGTCGGTCTGGACGTTGTCAGCGACACGGCCGCCAACCACCACGGTGGTGCCGGCCATCAATGGCGCGGAGGACAGCTGGTAGTAGGAGTCCGGCACGTCACCCAGGCCGGCCTTGAGGTCGACCTGGCCATTGTTGCCGAAGCCCTGGCAGAACTCGCCGTTGTCGGCGTCGACGGCAATCAGGCGGCCGTCGATGGTGTTGGTCAGCAGACGACGCTGGCAGTTGGCACCGGCTGCGACGCTGACGCTGGTGACAGGCGAGCTGTTCGGCTGGGTCGGCTGGGCGATCGCGGCGGTGGCGTCGAAGTAGGCCATGCCACGGC contains:
- a CDS encoding RidA family protein; its protein translation is MPTHTRIRMFNTKETYPNQTLDNDLCQAVRAGNTIYVRGQVGTDFEGKLVGLGDPRAQTEQAMKNVKQLLEEAGSDLSHIVKTTTYITDPRFREPVYKEVGKWLKGVFPISTGLVVAGLAQAEWLMEIDVIAVVPDQQ
- a CDS encoding LysR family transcriptional regulator produces the protein MASYTLRQLKYFVTTVEAGSVAEASRQLYIAQPSISTAIKSLEESFGVQLFIRHHAQGVSLTPSGKRFYAKTKSLLQMAHEFEQNALADNDTVAGQIDIGCFETVAPLYLPRLIAGFRERYPGVDIRLRDGEQQDLIQGLTAGTFDLAFLYDHDLDGTIEAEPLMPPQKPYVLLPEKHRFAGQAQVSLRDLCPEPMILLDVAPSRTYFVSLFNEMGLTPNIVFSSPSIEMVRGMVGQGFGFSLLVTRPHSECTYDGQKLVMIDIAEPVALSGLAAAHLKRVQLTKPAQLFVEFCREELAKF
- a CDS encoding flavin-containing monooxygenase, translating into MTLNNIEIDTLVVGAGQAGVAMSEHLNKLGVPHLVLERKRIAEAWRTGRWDSLVANGPVWHDRFPGLEFNLDADAFAGKDQVADYFEQYVRKYNLPVRTGIEVKKVVRNADRPGFTIETNEGVIRANRVVAATGPFQKPVIPAIAPKDANLHQIHSAAYYNPEQLPEGAVLVVGAGSSGVQIAEELMRAGRQVYLSVGAHDRPPRAYRNRDFCWWLGVLGEWDAEIAKPGREHVTIAVSGARGGHTVDFRALAHQGMTLVGLTQSFENGVARFQDNLVENINRGDENYLALLDAADAYIERNGLDLPQEPEARKRLADPQCMVNPLQQLDLAQAGVTSIIWATGYGVDFSWLQVDTFDANGKPQHQRGVAREPGVYFLGLPWLSRRGSSFIWGVWHDAKHVAGHIATQRTYLAYRDREQREADAQQDHSISNVSTLGAH
- a CDS encoding glucose/quinate/shikimate family membrane-bound PQQ-dependent dehydrogenase, which gives rise to MNETPRASGATKIILVGLGVIVALLGLLLAAGGVKLAGLGGSWYFLIGGLAMAIAGILIARRKQAGAWLYAAFLVGTAIWALSDAGLVFWPLFSRLFMFGAIGMVVALVYPMLARANGASAGRGAYGIAGVLAVALVIAVGNMFVAHPSVAPTGKGPGMTPVEAGKEQKDWAHYGNTEGGSRFAALDQINRDNVNKLKVAWTYHTGDVAISDGNGAEDQLTPLQIGNKVFICTPHNNLIALDADTGKELWKNAINAQSKVWQRCRGMAYFDATAAIAQPTQPNSSPVTSVSVAAGANCQRRLLTNTIDGRLIAVDADNGEFCQGFGNNGQVDLKAGLGDVPDSYYQLSSAPLMAGTTVVVGGRVADNVQTDMPGGVIRGFDVITGEMRWAFDPGNPEDRKAPEGDSTYVRSTPNSWAPMSYDPAMNTVFLPMGSSSTDIYGVERSKLDHTYGASVLALDATTGNQKWVFQTVHNDLWDFDLPMQPSLIDFTKDDGKSVPAVVIGTKAGQIYVLDRATGKPLTQVDEVPVKASNIPNEPYSPTQPKSVGMPQIGAQTLSESDMWGATPYDQLLCRIDFKKMRYDGLYTAPGTDLSLSFPGSLGGMNWGSISTDPVHGFIFVNDMRLGLWIQMIPSQNKGNAASGGEALNTGMGAVPLKGTPYAVNKNRFLSVAGIPCQAPPFGTLTAIDMKSRQVAWQVPVGTVEDTGPLGIRMHLPIKIGLPTLGGTLSTQGGLVFIAGTQDFYLRAYDSSNGNEIWKARLPVGSQGGPMTYVSPKTGKQYVVITAGGARQSTDRGDYVISYALP
- a CDS encoding carbohydrate porin, which translates into the protein MPSAIRITPTLLLALASTPALADGDLLNRSTMTGDWGGLRHQLEEDGVKITGDYSGETAYNTHGGLHRSARYSQNIKLGAQFDLSKLYGLENGGKVQLTINDRRGNSASEDLVGNRLPIQENYGGLYTRLTELSYERTLFTPALNVKLGYMAMGNDLGGLDSGILCNFMNAGFCGHPLNMSGGSGWTNYPNAHLGVRVKYDLSPSWQLRVAAFNVDPESNGNSSRAWHLGPKHTTGTVVPVELVYKLQGELPGEYKLGYYYDSSDVKRVDSSKEVSGRGGHYLLVDQAVWNDAGSPGRSLHAFGQYSAASEAASPFTKWYGAGVVLYKPFEGRPRDTVALGYGRAVPNPRSRDVLEDAAFNAGQQFPNIDNAEQLIELSYGYQATPWLNLRPDVQYIIEPGAFSGKDIDNALVVGLQVKATF
- the argE gene encoding acetylornithine deacetylase, with amino-acid sequence MSEFSSRALLERLIGFATVSRDSNLELIGFIRDYLAGFGVECELFHNPEGTKANLFATIGPQDVGGVVLSGHTDVVPVEGQAWTLPPFALTERDGRLYGRGTADMKGFIASVLAAVPAFLAQPLRLPVHLAFSYDEEVGCLGVRSMLAALQQRPHKPRLCLIGEPTELKPVLGHKGKLAVRCEVHGAACHSAYAPYGVNAIEYAAKLIGKLGEIGEALALPAHHDERFDPPFSTVQTGVIKGGRALNIVPEECAFDFEVRALPGYEAQAVADQLQTYAEAELLPRMRKVNAASAIRLQPLSAYPGLATPADSEAARLVALLSGSDDFGTVAFGTEGGLFDQAGIPTVVCGPGSMDQGHKPDEFVSVEQLQGCDAMLERLVDYLRQA
- a CDS encoding DUF1028 domain-containing protein, with product MTFSIIGRCQETGQVGIAISSSSIAVGARCPWVRAGVGAVSTQNITLPALGPQILDALEQGQLPPAAALDRVLSANGWSEYRQVTVIDSQGQVALFTGKEALGVHNAVAGEQCAAAGNLLSSLQVIEAMVQAFEQAGGHLADRLLAAMHAAMAAGGEAGPVHSAALKIAGELTWPLVDLRVDWAEEDPIGVLDGLWQAYRPQMQDYVTRALDPTAAPSYGVPGDE